In Solidesulfovibrio carbinoliphilus subsp. oakridgensis, the sequence GCCCCCGCCGCCAACTCCCCGTACGTCGCCACCGGCACCAGCGGCACGGCCCGGGGCGCAACCAGCGCCGGCGCGTCCGGCAACCGGCCGTAGCTCCCGACGTCCAGGTTCAAGACCACATTGCCGAACCGGTCCACGGACAGGACGCACCCCTCCACCGTGTCCCCGTTCCGCTGGGGCCACAGCCCCTCCAGGCGCACCGGATCGGCCCCGGTCCAGACCGAAGCCACGGCCCGGGCCTCCTCGCCCATGGCCAGCCGGGCGGCCAGCGGGGCGAACACATCGCGCCCGTGGAACGTGGCACTGGCCGACACCACGCGCGGCGTGGCGTCGTAGAGCCGGCAGCCGCTCTCGCTCCCGCAGACCAGCGTCAGCAGGCCATTGTCCGGCGCCAGCACCCACCGGCTGCCGACTTCCGCCAGCACCACCCGCCGGTCCGTGCCCACGCCCGGGTCCACCACCGCCACCGCCACCGCGCCCGGCGGCAGCCACGGCACGGTCGCGGCCAGGAAGAACGCGGCCTGGGCCAGGTTTTGCGGCGCCACGTCGTGGCTGATGTCGAGGAGAGCCACGCCCGGCGCGGCGGACAGCAGCACGGACTTCATCTGGCCGACGTACGGGTCGGACAGGCCGAAGTCGGTCAAAAGGGCTATGAGGGGTGCCTGTCGCATGGTGTTGGAGCACGGTGGAAGAGGTGTCGAAACCCTGTAATTCTTGAAATGTGTTCAAGTGCTCGGGGCTCTTCCTTAACAGTCTGGAACGTAAAATCCCGCGAAAAACCGCAAATGATCAACCCCGCTCCCCTTTTCGGGGGGTCCGGGGGGGATGATCCCCCCCGGCCGCCGGAGGCATCTTCTGCCTCCTCCGTCTCCCTCCCGGCTATTCGTCGTCGCCGGGCTGGTCGAAGGAGGGGCGGTCCTGGTTGCGGTCGATGGTAATGGAGAAGGCGACGGAATAGAAGTGGTGGAAGAAGTCGACGTATTCGACGTAGACGTCGTTTGGCACGGTGAGCATGGCCGGGGAGTAGTTGATGATGCCTTTGACGCCGGCTTCGATGAGGAAGTTGGCGGCGCGCTGGGCCCGGTTGACGGGCGTGGTGATGAGTCCGATCTCGATGCCGAGTTCCTTGACCGCGTCCTTGAGGCGGCGGGTGCAGACGACTTCGAGGCCGGAGACTTCCTCGCCGATCTTGAACGGGTCGCAGTCGAAGGCGCCGACGATGTCGAAGCCCCGGAACTTGAAGTCCTGGTGGCGCAGGAGGGCCTTGCCCAGGTTGCCGACGCCGACGAGGGCGCATTTCCAGACCCGGTCGACGCCGAGCGAGTGCTTGATGGAGTAGATGAGGTCCTGGACGTGGTAGCCGACGCCCCGGACGCCGAACTCACCGAAATAGGCCAGATCTTTTCTGATCTGGGAGGGATTGACGCTGCAGGCGCGGGCGAGGAGCTCGGACGAGACGACTTGCGAGCCTTCGCGTTTGAGCGTTTCCAGCACTTGCACATACATGGCCAGGCGTTTGATCGTGGCCTTTGGGATGTGTTCGCTTTTCAAGGCGGCATCCTTTGGTGCGTGCTGGGGAGCGGGTTGAAAAAAAAAGGAGGCCGGGGTCCCCGGCCTCCTTTTCCGGGTTGTCTAATTAGCCGGTGATGATCTTCGCGAACGGGTGGGCGAAGAGCAGGATCAGGCAGACGACCAGGGCGTAAATGGCCAGCGATTCGATGAAGGCCAGACCAAGGATCAGGGTGACGGTAATTTTTCCGCCAGCCTCAGGATTGCGGGCGGTGCCTTCGCAGGCGGCCTTGAGGCCCAGACCCTGACCAAGACCGCAGCCGGCGGCGGCCAGGCCCATGCCGATGGCGGTGGCCCAGGAGATGGTGCCGATGGCGCCCATGGCGCCGGCGGTGTCGGCGGCGAAAGCGGCGGTGGCCAGGGCCAGCAGGGCGGCGGTCGAGAAGATGGTCATGAAAGCCTTACGCATGTCGATCCTCCTGAGAACAGGTGTTTAATGTTAACGGTCCGAAGGACCATTTCCCCCGATTCTAGTGCGCGTGTTCGAGCGAGCCCTTGAGGTAGATCATGGCCAGCATGAAGAACACGAAGGCCTGGATGCAGTCGGCGAGCGAGAAGAGGAAGTACATCGGGAAGGTGCCGACCACCGGAGCCAGGGCAAAAAGGAGCACAAGGACGATTTCCTCACCGCGCACGTTGCCGAACAGACGCAGCGTGAGCGACAGCGGACGGGCCAGGTGCGAGATGATTTCGATGGGCAGCATGAGTGGCACCAGCCACCAGAACGGTCCCATGAAGTGCTTGATGTACCCGGCGCCCCACATCTTGATGCCCCAGAAATTGTAGTAGGCGAACACGGTCAGCGCCATGGCGGCGTTGGTGTTCACGTTGTTGGTCGGGGAATCGAGGCCCGGGACCAGGCCGATCAGGTTGGCGGTGATGATGAAAAGGAACAGCCCGCACAAAAACGGGAAGACCTTGCGGCCCTTCTCGCCGATGTTCTCGACGACGAAGGACTCGAGGCCACCGACCACGACTTCGAAGAAATTCTGGAATCCGGTCGGCACCATCGCCAGCTTGCGGGTGGCCAGCATGCCCAGGATGATGAGCAAAATCATGGCGAACCAGGCGTAGATGACGTTGGTGTCGATGACCTGGGCGTGGAAGACGTCGTTGAGCTTGTAGAGCCCGACACTCTTCGCAGCCTCGTCGACGAGCAGAATCGGATGCGGCAACCCACCAGCCATGTCCTATGCCTCCTTTCCCGTAAGCGTTTGGTGCGTCTTGGAGCCGGCGTGGCGCCAGACACCCCAGACGAGGAAGTTAACCACCACCGTGGAAATGCCGGCCAGAAGCGGCAACGGCAAAGCCCCGAACCATGCGATGCAGGCAAAAAGCGCCACGCCCGAGACGGTCAGCCGCAGGTAGAACCTGGCCAGCACCGCCATGACGGCCTCACGCTTGTCCACATACCCCGTTATCCGCTGCCCGAACCGGGCCAGGGAACAAAAATTGGCCGTCACGATGACGGTTCCCGCCGCCAACGACCAAGCCGCCACCGACACCCCGGACAGGGGCAGGGTCACGGCCAGCACCAGGGCGGTCAGGACGAGCTGGTTGCGGACCAGGCCGCGCACTTCGGGGTGGATATACCCCCGGCGCAACAGCCACCGATCCAACCGGTCCCTAAGATTTTTCATCATCACCGCCATCGTCGTCCTGGTGCGAAGCGTCGGCCTTCTGGATTTTTTTCACTTCAACCATCACGTTCTTGAACCCGGCCACGATGCCGAGGACCAGAAACGTCAACAAAAGCCATGGCTTGGTGTCCAACCACCGGTCCAGCCACCAGCCGATG encodes:
- a CDS encoding SAM hydrolase/SAM-dependent halogenase family protein; translation: MRQAPLIALLTDFGLSDPYVGQMKSVLLSAAPGVALLDISHDVAPQNLAQAAFFLAATVPWLPPGAVAVAVVDPGVGTDRRVVLAEVGSRWVLAPDNGLLTLVCGSESGCRLYDATPRVVSASATFHGRDVFAPLAARLAMGEEARAVASVWTGADPVRLEGLWPQRNGDTVEGCVLSVDRFGNVVLNLDVGSYGRLPDAPALVAPRAVPLVPVATYGELAAGAVGLLGGSQGYLELAVAGGSAAAKLGLKAGDAVTLVWNGEA
- the atpE gene encoding ATP synthase F0 subunit C, encoding MRKAFMTIFSTAALLALATAAFAADTAGAMGAIGTISWATAIGMGLAAAGCGLGQGLGLKAACEGTARNPEAGGKITVTLILGLAFIESLAIYALVVCLILLFAHPFAKIITG
- the atpB gene encoding F0F1 ATP synthase subunit A, translated to MAGGLPHPILLVDEAAKSVGLYKLNDVFHAQVIDTNVIYAWFAMILLIILGMLATRKLAMVPTGFQNFFEVVVGGLESFVVENIGEKGRKVFPFLCGLFLFIITANLIGLVPGLDSPTNNVNTNAAMALTVFAYYNFWGIKMWGAGYIKHFMGPFWWLVPLMLPIEIISHLARPLSLTLRLFGNVRGEEIVLVLLFALAPVVGTFPMYFLFSLADCIQAFVFFMLAMIYLKGSLEHAH
- a CDS encoding ATP synthase subunit I, with protein sequence MMKNLRDRLDRWLLRRGYIHPEVRGLVRNQLVLTALVLAVTLPLSGVSVAAWSLAAGTVIVTANFCSLARFGQRITGYVDKREAVMAVLARFYLRLTVSGVALFACIAWFGALPLPLLAGISTVVVNFLVWGVWRHAGSKTHQTLTGKEA
- a CDS encoding AtpZ/AtpI family protein, producing the protein MFRRLIKDKSVRESIASASVVGLNLVSATFVGLFIGWWLDRWLDTKPWLLLTFLVLGIVAGFKNVMVEVKKIQKADASHQDDDGGDDEKS